The genomic DNA TCCACAATATGTCAGTGGTTTAAGTTTATCAAGGGACTAGAGAATGATGAACCTCACTTTGTGAAGGCCTTAATTTTGATCTTATCTGACTTCCTATGCAGGCTGTCTCTTGAGGACATAGACAGTGTCAAAAGTTTTGTTTCCAAGAGGAAGCGACAGAATGATGGAAAAACTTTAACAAAGGAGGATGTGAAAGCACTAGCTGATGCGGTAACAGTGGATGCCATAAAAAAGGCTTTGGCAGAGATGTGAGTTAATAATCTACGCTTTTCTATTTAAGATGCAATATGAATGTTTCTTCTGAGCATGATGAAGAAGGTAGTCAGAAAGAAAGCTGAAGTTATGTGACCGACCAGAAAATGATCTTCAGGATTTTAAACATTTAGCTCTTAATGTGTCTCTGGTTTGTCTAGGTTCCATGGACAGAAATACCGGTCAATCATTATGTTTAAGACAAGGGGTTGAATGTCTTTACTTTTAGCTCATGCAAAAGCAGAGGTTCAAATATGGAAACTGGTTTCCAATGGGAAACCCTGGCAACTCCCAGGGAAAAAAAGCAACAGGCTGTTTTCCTTCCATCCCAACAATTGCTTTGATCCAATAGTTCTAGTTAAAGTGGCTTAAACAGAAGGATTGGCTGTTTCGAAAGCAACAAAGAGCTGAGTCAAGCTAGGCCTTGAGACTAGGGCTCTGCTGAAATTTAATGCTCTGAAGGATACTATACAGATTTAACAACATGCCACAGAGAAACCAGAATGGCAAAAGCTGTGGGCTTTGGGCAATGTATTGCATTTTCCATGGGGCATTAAGCTATAGGACTTAGAAGGTTTGAGAACTATATCACATTCCTGAAGCATCACTCAGCTCTCAGGGACAATGTGTGGACTCTGCACAACAAATGGGAGGGTTGGGAAAATTGTACTTTAAAAAGTTATCTTCTAAAAAGATATAATTAAAACTCCCAACAGAAGAAAAATGAGTTGTTGAAGCAACATGTGTCCTTTAGATAAGATGTATTCAACTAATTTCTCCCATCTTTgactctttattttttaaaggaattcagGAAAAACTTCTTAGATCTCCCTGTGGACCAATATCCACTTTGTACTTAATGACCACCTTAAAGAAAAGATTCCAGCAATACTTGGCACATCTTTTCCCTCACAATTAAAAACTTATAAAAGATTAATTGATAAACAAATGGATCTCACCAAACCACCAATAGTTGCTTTGTCTTATTTTCCATCTTCCTCTGTAAACCATTACTTTGATGTAAAGACAAAGAGCCACACGATCAAGGAGCAAAATGCAATATCTGATGTGTTGTTTGAGTTTTAATGAGATACAGGGTCCCAAGGACTAAAGAGGAAGTTGGCTGAACAGCATATTCCTCTAGAAGATCAGCACAAAGAACTCAAAGACAGCTTGCAAAACATATCTAAGGGCTCATCCAGGATGATTAAAAAggccagaaagtcccagatttagtccttcttcttccaattttattttggatatCTATACAGGtgttgtttatcccagaatattttctgtcagctccctgtattgtttatttgttgtccTTATACCGTGTCTTTCTCCCTAAATGAGATTTTTATACCAGCTTAGCAGCTTAGCAGGTCAGTTGATTTTAACCCAATacaaatcagaaagaacaggaacaaatttGGGTCTGTTCAATCACTTTGGATGCAttctatggggattatcacacccaGAAGTCCCACCTGAATAGAcacaggattgaaaagtcaaacacACGTGTTATTGCACACAGCCACAGCCAGGCGAGTGTAACCTCTATGCAGCCCGAACCCTAGCCACACTCATCCAGTGATTTTTCAAAAATGGGCTGCAGATAGGTTGCACTTGCCTGGCCGTGGTTATGTGAGATAACAGCCATGTTTGACCTTTCAATCCCACATCCATCCCAGCAGAATTTCTAGGTGCGGTAATCTCCTAAATCTTCTTATTGTCTTGTTCTCCTTTGTTGAAGTGGGTGGAAGGGGAGGAAAGGTATGTGGTAGGAAGCTGCACGGCTTTTTTCTCCATGTTTGAGGGTCAAGATCTATGTTGGAGAACCTTCTGTACCCACCAGATGTGTATTTTGACAGGGCTAGGTAACAGGGTtacaaaagagaggaggaagaggagtaacCTCTCCTTGGACTCCCTTCACATGACTCTAGTGACCTGAGAAAAGCAATGGCTGTACGGGCCAGGGAGCCTAGTCTATGAAccatcatggtgcagtggtttgtgtattggaaCAAGACTCaaggagatgagggttcaatccATCCTCAGATATCATTGTTGTTGTCgtgatcatttaaaaaaaaaacctctatatCACAGGCTATCATGACACCATGTACAGTTTGcctttcacatttgctggggttaggggtgaagaaaATGATTAGACTGtagaaaatacagttttctttgcaaaaaaaaatgctgccaCTGGGGATTTATTATGCATGAAATTTTTGtgtggattttgtgcagaaagcagctttttctgcacaggaagcaacATTTTTCATTTCTGCAAAGATGTATTCTTTTCTACAAGAAAAAAATGCTGAATTTTGTGCAAACAAAATGATCTGTGAATCTGATAGCATTCTGAATTGCCAAGATTCTTCTCAGTGCCagtttcttctcatcagggtttcctgacacacacaaaacaccGGGAAGGGTGGGGAGaccattttgaaaaaatatatatttgaatattctgTCCACCTCTACTAACAGTATTAAAGTCATGAGATCTGTATGGTAgattatttaaaatacaacatgAGAAGATGTGGCTTTAGTATATCGTCAAGCTATGTTGTTTGTGCTGTTTGCCTTCAGTTTGTTTCCTACATAtaggaaacctatcatgggattttcctggcaagttcttcagagggggtttgccatttccatcgtctgaggctgagaaagtttgacttatccaaggtcacccagtgggttttcatggccaagcaggaatgtcataggccaacattcaaaccattgcaccacactagcTCACATCTTCAAGCAATATTGGCATACAGTATATTTTGCAACAGGTGTCctgcatatctatctatctatctatctatctatctatctatctatgcatatAGCACAACCCTAGAAGGCATAATAAAGGAGAATGTATATCTCTCTGCATATGTCTCATAGTTTCAAGAGCATGGCTCTGAAATGCTTGATATTTGGCATGGATACTAACATATTGGGACTGGAATGCCAGCAACATTTTTAACCTATCCCTCCCCCTTCCAATTAAGAAACAGCTGCCAGATTGGGTAGAGGAGTTCTGTTCAGGATCCAAACTGGCATGCAAGGGGCACGGTGTTTCCATCCTCCTGCCAAAGAGCAAGACTGTGGCAAGGACTTACAACAGGTCCTGCTTTTGATTATCTCAGCCTCACTTACTGGTGGCAAGAAAGCAATGGCATCATAGGGAGTGCAGGTGGTGTGGTCcatacagtggtgtcactaagcttggtgtcacccattgtggtaactcatggtgtcaccccccattgaCTGCCTCCCTTACAAGGCTATACAGAATCcttgtaatttttttgtactaatgttactaatACATCATAATTCCAGtgtatcactaaatgtaatggcaatagttgtgacataaacaaccaccAAAATTAAAACTGCATCTTTAAATTATAATGTCATATACACAGCCTTAGTGTAATGTCATATATACAGCCTAAAAAAAACCAC from Sceloporus undulatus isolate JIND9_A2432 ecotype Alabama chromosome 2, SceUnd_v1.1, whole genome shotgun sequence includes the following:
- the LOC121921761 gene encoding exendin-3-like; this translates as MGNIRLLCVLGVLLATLFHTTWQMADESRLSLEDIDSVKSFVSKRKRQNDGKTLTKEDVKALADAVTVDAIKKALAEM